A genome region from Mycolicibacterium litorale includes the following:
- a CDS encoding AAA family ATPase produces MNMPAATTTAHCEAVLDAIGSVVVGKRRALTLILTAVLARGHILIEDLPGLGKTLIARSFAAALGLQFTRVQFTPDLLPADLLGSTIYDMHSGRFEFRQGPIFTNLLLADEINRTPPKTQAALLEAMAERQVSIDGVTHPLPAPFLVLATDNPIEYEGTYPLPEAQLDRFAVRLELRYLSGPDEVTMLRRRLERGSAEPTVQRVVDGAELLAMQESVEQVTVHEDVLQYVVSLATASRQHPQIAVGASPRAELDLVQLARARALLAGRDYVIPEDVKSLAVPVLAHRISLRPEMWVRKVQGADVVEELLRRLPVPRTGSAQ; encoded by the coding sequence ATGAACATGCCGGCGGCGACGACGACCGCGCACTGCGAGGCGGTGCTCGACGCGATCGGATCGGTGGTGGTCGGCAAACGCCGCGCCCTCACGCTCATCCTGACCGCCGTGCTGGCCCGCGGCCACATCCTGATCGAGGACCTGCCCGGCCTCGGCAAGACGCTGATCGCGCGGTCCTTCGCCGCCGCACTCGGATTGCAGTTCACCCGTGTGCAGTTCACACCGGATCTGCTGCCCGCCGATCTGCTCGGCTCGACCATCTACGACATGCACTCCGGCCGTTTCGAATTCCGGCAGGGGCCGATCTTCACCAACCTGCTGCTCGCCGACGAGATCAACCGGACACCGCCGAAGACCCAGGCCGCGCTGCTGGAGGCGATGGCCGAGCGGCAGGTCAGCATCGACGGCGTCACCCACCCGCTGCCCGCACCCTTCCTGGTGCTGGCCACCGACAACCCGATCGAATACGAGGGCACCTACCCGCTGCCCGAGGCGCAACTCGACCGGTTCGCCGTGCGGCTCGAGCTGCGCTACCTGTCGGGACCGGACGAGGTGACGATGTTGCGGCGCCGGCTCGAACGCGGTTCGGCGGAGCCGACGGTGCAGCGCGTCGTCGACGGAGCTGAGCTGCTGGCCATGCAGGAGTCCGTCGAGCAGGTGACCGTGCACGAGGACGTCCTGCAGTACGTGGTGTCGTTGGCGACGGCGTCGCGTCAGCATCCGCAGATCGCGGTCGGGGCCAGTCCGCGCGCCGAACTCGACCTGGTCCAGCTCGCCCGCGCCAGGGCGCTGCTGGCGGGACGGGACTACGTGATCCCCGAAGACGTCAAATCGCTGGCCGTCCCGGTGCTGGCCCACCGCATCAGCCTGCGGCCGGAGATGTGGGTGCGCAAGGTGCAGGGCGCCGACGTGGTCGAGGAACTGCTGCGCCGGCTGCCGGTGCCACGGACGGGAAGCGCCCAGTGA
- a CDS encoding DUF58 domain-containing protein, translating to MTRSLATCAAVTLAIALFTRRWELVAFVAPLLGVLCSIGWQPRPPGIRVDSSSPLQRCFETEPTTVHLWAVADDGSDVTLTASTVDGAALDTAADGARLAVTLTAARWGRYPIRAQVRVTGRGGLLEGSGSVDAAHVCVFPLAPPQSVTVPRTDLLDRLGTHLTRHLGPGVEYADIRGYVPGDQLRTVNWPVSARRRSLHVTQRLTDRSADVVVLADTYAQPPGPATAATERIARGAVQVVQSALRYGDRAGLVTLGSRRTRWLAADIGQRQFYRILDVLLAAVESDSSTGTLAPYAAVPPGAIVVAFSTLLETEFALSLIDLRKRGHTVIAVDVLEGSPLAGERDPLVDRMWALQRSFMYRDMGTIGVDVVSWPSDVTLDQAMALAPARRGGVRR from the coding sequence TTGACCCGTTCGCTCGCCACCTGCGCGGCGGTGACGCTGGCGATCGCGTTGTTCACCAGGCGGTGGGAGCTGGTGGCGTTCGTGGCGCCGCTGCTGGGCGTGCTGTGCTCGATCGGCTGGCAGCCCCGGCCACCCGGCATCCGGGTGGACAGCAGTTCGCCGCTGCAGCGGTGCTTCGAGACCGAACCGACGACGGTGCACCTGTGGGCGGTGGCCGACGACGGCAGCGACGTCACGCTGACTGCGTCCACCGTCGACGGGGCGGCGCTCGACACCGCCGCCGACGGGGCGCGCCTGGCGGTGACGCTGACCGCGGCGCGGTGGGGCCGCTATCCGATCCGCGCGCAGGTCCGGGTGACCGGCAGGGGTGGACTGCTGGAGGGGTCGGGATCGGTCGACGCCGCGCACGTGTGCGTGTTCCCGCTGGCGCCACCGCAATCGGTGACGGTCCCGCGCACCGACCTGCTCGACCGGCTGGGCACCCACCTCACCCGCCACCTCGGTCCCGGCGTCGAATACGCCGACATCCGCGGCTACGTACCCGGTGACCAACTCCGCACGGTGAACTGGCCCGTCAGCGCGCGGCGCCGCAGCCTGCACGTCACGCAGCGGTTGACCGACCGGTCCGCCGACGTCGTCGTCCTCGCCGACACCTATGCCCAGCCACCCGGTCCGGCCACCGCGGCGACCGAGCGGATCGCCCGCGGTGCGGTGCAGGTGGTGCAGAGCGCGTTGCGCTACGGCGACCGGGCCGGGCTGGTGACGCTGGGCAGCCGCCGCACCCGGTGGCTGGCCGCCGACATCGGCCAGCGGCAGTTCTACCGCATCCTCGACGTGCTGCTCGCCGCGGTCGAATCCGATTCGAGCACAGGCACTCTCGCACCGTACGCGGCGGTGCCGCCGGGCGCGATCGTCGTCGCGTTCTCCACGCTGCTGGAGACGGAGTTCGCGCTGTCGCTGATCGACCTCCGCAAGCGCGGGCACACCGTCATCGCCGTCGACGTCCTCGAGGGCAGCCCACTGGCCGGGGAGCGCGATCCACTCGTCGACCGGATGTGGGCGTTGCAGCGTTCGTTCATGTACCGCGACATGGGGACGATCGGGGTGGACGTGGTGTCCTGGCCCAGCGACGTCACCCTCGACCAGGCGATGGCGCTGGCCCCGGCCCGCCGGGGCGGGGTGCGACGGTGA